In Bradyrhizobium sp. 200, the sequence ATTGACGGCATTCACGCCGACGGAAGCCGCGTGCCGGTGTTTCGCAAGGGCGAGTGGGCGTGAGACGATTGCAGGCCCGCAGCGCCGGATAGGCGTTGCTCGCGCGAAAGTGCGCGCGGCACTCCGCCGCGGCGGAAAACAACAGGATTACCGGTTGCGTGAGGAATGTTTAACACGCCATGGCGCTCCCAGACCGCGGCTCTACCTTCATGGAGAGTGTGGCATCGCAGTGATACGGGGCTACACCCGGACCGGGACCTATGCCTGTCGATACGGTTCCGGCGTCCCAGGAACGATGAGCTCTCGATTTCGTTAAGCTTCTTTCATGTGGAGGAAGCGATGAAGAAACTCACCCTCGCCGTCGCTCTGCTCGCCCTGTTGGGTACCACCGCCATGGCACAACAAACGGGCCAGAGCCAGCCGACCGGAAGGACCGGCGTCAGTGGCAGCAACGCAACCATCAACAGCGGCGGCATGACAAGCATCAACAGCGGCAGTATGACAAGTTCCGGAATGCGTGACAGCACCACGGGCATGAATGCCGGCAGCGGGCCCAAGCGCGGCAGTCCCAACGGCTCGCCTGCGACCGCGCCGAAGGCGACAACCGGCCCGGATGGCCAGCCATCGAACGATGAGACGCTGCCCAAGTAATCGGGTACGGCAAAGGGAAAGCCGGTGGTTCAGACCACCGGCTTTGGCGATATGAAGGATGGCGCCGCCGTCAGGGATGGCTTCATCCACCGGTTGAATTACAAGGCAACCGATGCGGCCGAGGCGAGAGTCACCGTATTTCTGCTGGTAAACCGGGATTCGAAATCGGGGTGAGGCGCGTATTTGAACGTCAGTACGATCGATACCGACATCGCCAAGCACTAGCGTTGGGCTTACCGGTGTTGCGATGCGCTGCTACGGGACGCTGCGGTGACGCGGCGGTCCGTCGGGGTCAGATCTCTCAAGTTTCAGCTTGTAAAATTTTGTCGCCGTCCCGGAGAACAGTGCCGTCTTCTCCGCTTCGCTATATTGCGCGGCCAGTCGCTTGAAGGCGTTGAAGATCACCTGATAGCTGCACTGGCCTTTGTCCGGCGGGAAATTGCTTTCGAACATGCATCGATCGGGCCCAAACGCCTCGATGCAGGTTTCGATATAGGGACGCCACGCGGCGGCGACCTCCTCTGAAGACGGCGGCTTCGGGCGCAGATGAAAGTCATAGCCGAGCAGGCACATCGCAAGCCCGCCGAGCTTGACGACGACGTTTTCACATTTGGCGATTTCCTGGATCGAGGCTTTCCACACCGGGAAGATCTCTTCGCGCCGGCCAGCGTAGCTGCCGATGCCGACCGGGCCGCCGCAATGATCGAGCACGATTTTGGTATCGGGAAAGGCGCGCGCAAGGTCGGCGAGTTCGCCGATCTGCGGATGAAACAGCCAGGCGTCGAAGCTCAATCCCAATGGCGCGAGGCAGGCAAAACCCTTGTGGAAGGTGCTGTCGAGCAGCAATCCTTTCGGCCGCGTCGCATACATGCCGGCGACATTGGGGTCCGCATCCCACGCCGACGAATGCCGGATGCCGCGGAAGCGGCCGTTGCCGGCAACGATCTCCGCCTCCAGCACGGCCTTCGCGCCGTCGCCCAGCATGAGATTGACATGGCTGACGATGCCAGCGCAGATCGCAG encodes:
- a CDS encoding amidohydrolase family protein, which encodes MASTAPASKSGLYADPREDWLALHTEEIIDPARPIVDPHHHLWDRGGLHYMIEEMAADIASGHNIVATVYVDCRSMYRARGPEAFRPVGEVEFANGVAAMAASGGYGTAAICAGIVSHVNLMLGDGAKAVLEAEIVAGNGRFRGIRHSSAWDADPNVAGMYATRPKGLLLDSTFHKGFACLAPLGLSFDAWLFHPQIGELADLARAFPDTKIVLDHCGGPVGIGSYAGRREEIFPVWKASIQEIAKCENVVVKLGGLAMCLLGYDFHLRPKPPSSEEVAAAWRPYIETCIEAFGPDRCMFESNFPPDKGQCSYQVIFNAFKRLAAQYSEAEKTALFSGTATKFYKLKLERSDPDGPPRHRSVP